The Streptomyces achromogenes DNA segment GTTCGATGCTGTCCACGGCGGTGGGCGGGCCGCCCAACACCACCTACTCCGAGAACATCGGCGTGATGGCCGCGACCCGCGTCTACTCGACGGCCGCCTACTGGGCGGCCGCCGGCTTCGCCCTGCTGTTCGGCCTGTGCCCGAAGTTCGGTGCGGTGGTCGCCGCGATCCCCGGCGGCGTCCTCGGCGGCATCACCGTCATCCTCTACGGCATGATCGGCCTGCTCGGCGCGCAGATCTGGCTCAACGCCCGGGTCGATCTGCGCAACCCGCTGAACCTGGTCCCGGCCGCCGCGGGCATCATCATCGGCGTCGGCAACGTCACGATGAAGTTCACCGACACGTTCTCGCTGAGCGGCATCGCGCTCGGCACGATCGTCGTCATCGTCGGCTACCACGCGCTGCGCGCGTTCGCGCCCGCCCATCTCAGAACCCGGCGGCCGCTGCTGGACGAGGGCGTCAGCAGCTACGACGACGCCAGCTCATAGGCGTACGCGGGGCTGAACTCGCCCGCCGCCCCCCTGCAGCCGTCCGACTCCCCCGGAAGCTTCACCCACAGATAGGCGTCGATCCGTGCCTGCCCGGTGTCGAAGGTGGGCGCCCGGCCGATCCTGCGGCCGTCCGGGTCGCACCACTCGCCGTCGGCCGGCGCGCCGTTGCCGTTGCGGCTCGTGTCGATGACCGCGCCCAGGCCCGCCGGACCGCCCAGCGCGTCCAGCACCCGGCGCGCGTAGGCGGCCTCGTCTGCGGTGCCGCGGAAGTTGGACACATTGCTGAAGATCCCGTCGGAGGACGCGGCGGAGGCGGCGCCGGCCTGCTTCAGCAGCGCGGCCTGCTCCGCCGGCGGGTTCCAGTGGGAGTGGCCGGCGTCGTAGTAGACCCGGGCCGCCGGGTTCGCCGCCTTCAACACCCGCCCCGCTCGGGCCAGGGCGGCGAAGCGGTCGGCCCGCGCGCCCGCGTCGAGACAGTCGGCCTGGGCGATCGAGTCCGGCTCCAGGATGACGACCGCCTCGCGGGAGCCGAGGCCTGCGGCGAACCGGTCGATCCAGCCGGCGTAGGCGTCGCTGTCGGGCGCTCCGCCCTCGGAGGCGCCGCCGCAGTCGCGGTCCGGGATCGCGTACGCCACGAGGACGGGGACCCGGCCCTGGGCGGCGGCGTCCGAGGTGACCGCGCGGACCCGGGCGGCGATCGTGCCGGGCGCGTAGTCGGCGAACCAGACCGCGGCCGGCCGGTTCGCGATCCGGGACTCGATGACGGGGGTGCGCGGGTCGGCCGGGTGGTCTCGGACCCAGTCGAGGACCTGGGACTCGGAGTGGCGGTACAGGCCGGTGGACGCGGCCACCGCCCGGGGTTCGCGCGCCGCGCGGCGGCCGGCCGGGGGAGCCGGCGTCGCGACGGGCGAGGCGGTGGAGGGCGCCGCGGAGACGGACGGGGAGGGCGGTGGGGAGGGGGACAGCAGCGTCGCGCCGGCACGCGGCCGGGCGCCGTCGGTGCCGCGGCCGTGACTCCGCTCGTCGCCGTCGCCGAGCGCGGTCACCATCCCGGCCGCGGCGCCGAGGGCGACCACGGCCGAGGCGACTGCGGCCATGGCGGTGCGTCGGCCGGCCCGTCGCTCACGTACCCCTGACACGGTGCTGTTCCCCCTCCCGCGCGACGGACCCGTTCCCCCGTTCCGGGGAAGCGTCGGGCTCGCCGGCACGCGGGCCAGCCTAGGACTGCCACCCTGCCCCCATGCCGCAATTGGAACAGTTCACCGCTCCCTTCGACGCGGGGCCCGGCCCGGCCGGCCCGAGCCTCGACGGCGTGCTCGCCCGGATGCGCGCCCTCGACGCGGCCCTGCCTCCGCGCGACGGGGTCGCGGTCTTCAACCGCGTCTATCTCGCCGTGACCGAGGAGGTCGGCCGGCGCGTCGACCGGGGCCGCTTCCCCGACCCGCACGCCGCGATCACGCTGGACGTACGGTTCGCCGAGCGTTACCTGGACGCGGTGGATCCGGCGCCCGGCGTCCGGCGTCCGCCCGCCTGCTGGCGCCCGCTGCTGCAGTTCCGCCGCCACCCCGGCGTACGCCCGCTGCAGTTCGCCCTCGCGGGCATCAACGCGCACATCGGGCACGACCTCGCGCTCGCCGTCGTGGACGCCTGTCGTAGCCTCGGCTGCGAACCGGCCGCGCTGGAGGACGAGTTCGACCGCGTGGGCGATCTCCTCGTCTCGCTGGAGGAGCGACTCCGCGAAGAGCTGATGCCGGGCCCCGATCTGCTGCAGATCGCCGATCCGCTCACCCATCTGCTCGGGGCCTGGAGCCTGGAGCGTGCCCGGGACGCCACCTGGACGGCGGCCCGGGCGCTGTGGGCGCTGCGCCGACTCCCCGACGTGGCCGTGGAGTTCACCGAGCGCCTCGACACGGCCGTCGGCTTCGCGGGGCGGATGATGCTCACCCCGCTGTGAGGCGCCGGAGGGCGCGGCACCCGCAAAGGCGTGCTGGTGGGGGCTCGCCGGGTGGGGGTGGGGGCTCAGTCCTCCGGGAGTTCCACGGGCGCGATCTCGTCGTACACGTCGCCCGGGCCCGGGTTGGCGGCGTCGGTCGCCCCGCCGAAGTGGTGCATGACGCCCCAGACGGCGTTGAGCGCGGTCTGCACGGCACCCTCGGCCCAGCCGGCCGTCCAGGAGATGTCGTCGCCGGCGAGGAAGACGCCCCGCTTGTCCTCGGGCAGCCGGTCCTGCATGAAGTGGGTGAACAGTCGCCGCTGGTAGCGGTAGTGGCCGGGCAGGTTGGCCTTGAACGCGCCCATGAAGTAGGGCTCGTTCTCCCAGGACACCGTCACCGGGTTGCCGATGACGTGCTTCCTGATGTCGACCTTCGGGTAGATCTCGCCGAGCGACTTCAGCATGACCTCCATCCGCTCGTTCGCGGACAGCGGCAGCCACTTCAGGCTGTCGTCGCACCAGGTGTACGAGAGGCAGATGACGGCGGGCCGGTCGGGGCCGTCGTCGAGCAGGTACGTCCCGCGCGTCATACGGTCGGTGAGGGTCATCGACATGACGTCCCGGCCGGTGGTCCCGTCCTTGTCGAGCCAGAACGGCCGGTCGACGGGCACGAACAGCTTGCTGGACTCCATGTAGTGGGTGCGCTCGATCGCGGTCCAGTGGTCGATCGGGAAGAGCGAGTCGTCGCAGGCGATCTTCGACAGCAGCATCCAGGACTGGGCGGTGAAGACCGCCGCCCGGTAGGTGCGGATGTCGCCGTTGGCGTCGGTCACGGTGATCCGGTCGCCCGCGGTGCGGTGCAGCCGGGTCACGGCCGGGCGCGGCTCGCCGCCCTCGTGCAGCGAGCTGAGCGAGGTGCCGTAGGGCCAGTGGACGATCTTCTCCGGTTCGCGTTCCCACAGGCGCAGCGGCAGCTGCTGGGAGCCGCCGACGATGCCGCGGTGGTGGTCGTCGGCCTCGGTGTAGACGACGCGCAGGATCTCCAGGATGGAGTTGGGGAAGTCGGTGTCCCAGCCGCCGGTGCCGAAGCCGACCTGGCCGAAGATCTCCCGGTGGCGGAAGGACCGGAAGGCCTCGGAGTCGCAGAGGAAGCCGTAGAAGGTC contains these protein-coding regions:
- a CDS encoding glycoside hydrolase family 6 protein, producing MAAVASAVVALGAAAGMVTALGDGDERSHGRGTDGARPRAGATLLSPSPPPSPSVSAAPSTASPVATPAPPAGRRAAREPRAVAASTGLYRHSESQVLDWVRDHPADPRTPVIESRIANRPAAVWFADYAPGTIAARVRAVTSDAAAQGRVPVLVAYAIPDRDCGGASEGGAPDSDAYAGWIDRFAAGLGSREAVVILEPDSIAQADCLDAGARADRFAALARAGRVLKAANPAARVYYDAGHSHWNPPAEQAALLKQAGAASAASSDGIFSNVSNFRGTADEAAYARRVLDALGGPAGLGAVIDTSRNGNGAPADGEWCDPDGRRIGRAPTFDTGQARIDAYLWVKLPGESDGCRGAAGEFSPAYAYELASS
- a CDS encoding DUF5995 family protein, whose translation is MPQLEQFTAPFDAGPGPAGPSLDGVLARMRALDAALPPRDGVAVFNRVYLAVTEEVGRRVDRGRFPDPHAAITLDVRFAERYLDAVDPAPGVRRPPACWRPLLQFRRHPGVRPLQFALAGINAHIGHDLALAVVDACRSLGCEPAALEDEFDRVGDLLVSLEERLREELMPGPDLLQIADPLTHLLGAWSLERARDATWTAARALWALRRLPDVAVEFTERLDTAVGFAGRMMLTPL
- a CDS encoding flavin monoamine oxidase family protein, producing MTSTVPNAVEHADEQQPPITMFGPDFPYAYDDFLAHPAGLGQIPATEHGAEVAVIGGGLSGIVAAYELMKMGLKPVVYEADRIGGRLRTVGFEGCDPSLTAEMGAMRFPPSSTALQHYIDLVGLETRPFPNPLAEATPSTVVDLKGESHYAETIGDLPQVYRDVAAAWNTCLEEGADFSDMNRAMRERDVPRIREIWAKLVEKLDNQTFYGFLCDSEAFRSFRHREIFGQVGFGTGGWDTDFPNSILEILRVVYTEADDHHRGIVGGSQQLPLRLWEREPEKIVHWPYGTSLSSLHEGGEPRPAVTRLHRTAGDRITVTDANGDIRTYRAAVFTAQSWMLLSKIACDDSLFPIDHWTAIERTHYMESSKLFVPVDRPFWLDKDGTTGRDVMSMTLTDRMTRGTYLLDDGPDRPAVICLSYTWCDDSLKWLPLSANERMEVMLKSLGEIYPKVDIRKHVIGNPVTVSWENEPYFMGAFKANLPGHYRYQRRLFTHFMQDRLPEDKRGVFLAGDDISWTAGWAEGAVQTALNAVWGVMHHFGGATDAANPGPGDVYDEIAPVELPED